From Meiothermus sp., a single genomic window includes:
- a CDS encoding aldo/keto reductase family protein, with amino-acid sequence MRYRKLGQWGLKVSEISLGAWVTYGDAVNDLERIKQITRIAYEGGINFFDNADVYAKGLAEELMSKALLEQFPRHELVLSSKVFWPTSDDANGRGLSRKHVRESLERSLKRMGTDYLDLYFCHRHDPEVPMEEIVTTMSNLVDRGLVLYWGTSEWPAARIVEAVQFARANGLHPPAVEQPQYSMLYRERVEQEILPETERFGLGMVVWSPLAMGMLTGRYDKGIPKDSRFERYPQFGSRFLTDENVKKVKALKKVASELGLSRTQLALAWVLRQKGVSSAITGATKPEQLKESLGAAGVDLPQEALERIEKILGQA; translated from the coding sequence ATGCGCTATCGTAAGCTTGGCCAGTGGGGCCTGAAGGTCTCGGAAATCTCTTTGGGAGCCTGGGTCACCTATGGCGATGCCGTTAACGACCTCGAGCGAATCAAACAAATCACCCGTATCGCCTATGAGGGTGGCATCAACTTCTTCGACAATGCCGATGTGTACGCCAAAGGGTTGGCCGAAGAACTGATGAGCAAAGCTCTGCTGGAGCAGTTCCCCCGCCACGAGTTGGTTCTCTCGAGCAAGGTCTTCTGGCCTACCAGCGACGATGCCAACGGGCGGGGCCTTTCGCGCAAGCACGTGCGGGAAAGCCTGGAGCGCAGCCTGAAGCGCATGGGCACCGACTACCTCGACCTGTACTTCTGCCACCGCCACGACCCCGAGGTGCCCATGGAAGAAATCGTGACCACCATGAGCAATCTGGTAGATCGAGGCCTGGTGCTCTACTGGGGGACTTCGGAGTGGCCTGCGGCCCGCATTGTGGAGGCCGTGCAGTTTGCCAGGGCCAACGGGCTGCACCCCCCTGCGGTGGAGCAGCCGCAATACTCGATGCTCTACCGGGAACGGGTCGAGCAAGAAATCCTGCCCGAGACCGAGCGCTTTGGGCTGGGCATGGTGGTCTGGAGCCCCCTGGCGATGGGGATGCTTACCGGGCGCTATGACAAGGGTATTCCCAAAGATAGTCGTTTCGAGCGCTATCCGCAGTTTGGTAGCCGGTTCCTGACCGACGAAAATGTGAAAAAGGTCAAGGCGCTCAAAAAGGTGGCCAGCGAGCTGGGCCTCTCCCGTACCCAACTGGCCCTGGCCTGGGTCTTGCGGCAAAAGGGCGTGAGCAGCGCCATTACCGGGGCCACCAAACCCGAGCAGCTCAAAGAAAGCCTGGGAGCTGCGGGGGTGGATTTGCCGCAGGAGGCCTTGGAGCGTATCGAGAAGATTCTGGGCCAAGCCTGA
- the rplU gene encoding 50S ribosomal protein L21, producing MYAIIKTGGKQYRAETGSKLRVEKLEANPGDTVEFDALMLGGEKTVFGNPTVPGAKVVAEVVDHGKGKKVVVAKFKAKVQYRRKRGHRQPYTEIVVKEIRA from the coding sequence ATGTACGCAATCATCAAGACGGGTGGTAAACAATACCGCGCAGAAACGGGCAGCAAGCTGCGCGTGGAGAAGCTCGAGGCCAACCCTGGCGATACCGTGGAATTCGATGCGCTGATGCTGGGCGGCGAGAAGACGGTGTTCGGCAACCCCACCGTGCCCGGGGCCAAGGTGGTGGCCGAAGTGGTAGATCATGGCAAGGGCAAAAAGGTGGTGGTGGCCAAGTTCAAGGCCAAGGTGCAGTACCGCCGTAAGCGGGGTCACCGCCAGCCCTACACCGAGATCGTGGTGAAGGAGATTCGCGCTTAA
- the obgE gene encoding GTPase ObgE translates to MFRDILEITVAAGRGGDGCISFWREKYIAKGGPDGGDGGDGGSIILRALGQVDSLSNLSKRVYKAENGQHGMGKGLFGKSGKDLIIEVPRGTRVYDAETGELLADLVEEGQTFVAAKGGRGGWGNPRFVTPTRQAPRFAEAGEEGEKRKLRLELMLLADVGLVGYPNAGKSSLLAALTHAQPKIASYPFTTLAPNLGVIERGLERITMADIPGIIEGAAQGKGLGLEFLRHIARTRVLLYVLDGADQPVQTLQTLQAELRAYDPELLTRPALIALNKTDLLPPDEVQTLQGELSRTGLPVLPTSTQTREGLPELVEALFALVQAAPKPKMEQPKPKPTAPDYIKVSQVEEGVYALEAPQVERHLNRLKGDLMEASGYLQELFKRYRVEQALKAHGVRAGDTVRFGQHEFEYIPEVK, encoded by the coding sequence ATGTTTAGGGATATCCTCGAGATTACCGTAGCCGCCGGGCGTGGGGGCGACGGCTGCATTAGTTTTTGGCGGGAAAAATACATCGCCAAAGGCGGCCCCGATGGCGGCGACGGGGGCGACGGCGGCTCCATCATTCTGCGGGCGCTGGGCCAGGTAGACTCGCTGTCGAACCTCTCCAAGCGCGTCTACAAGGCCGAAAACGGCCAGCACGGCATGGGCAAGGGGTTGTTTGGCAAGTCGGGGAAAGACCTAATTATCGAGGTGCCGCGGGGCACCCGGGTCTACGACGCCGAGACCGGCGAACTTCTGGCCGACCTGGTCGAAGAAGGCCAGACCTTTGTGGCTGCTAAAGGGGGCCGGGGCGGCTGGGGTAACCCCCGGTTCGTGACCCCTACCCGGCAGGCCCCGCGCTTCGCCGAAGCCGGCGAGGAGGGCGAGAAGCGCAAGCTGCGCCTCGAGCTGATGCTCCTGGCCGATGTGGGCCTGGTAGGCTACCCCAACGCCGGCAAGAGCAGCCTGCTGGCCGCCCTAACCCATGCCCAGCCCAAGATTGCCAGCTACCCCTTCACCACCCTGGCACCCAACCTGGGTGTGATTGAACGCGGCCTCGAGCGCATCACCATGGCCGACATCCCCGGCATCATCGAGGGGGCGGCCCAGGGCAAGGGTCTGGGGCTGGAGTTTCTGCGCCACATTGCCCGCACTCGAGTCCTGCTGTATGTGCTCGATGGCGCCGACCAGCCGGTGCAAACCCTGCAAACCCTGCAGGCCGAACTGCGCGCCTACGACCCCGAGCTGCTCACCCGCCCGGCCCTGATCGCGCTCAATAAAACCGACTTGCTCCCCCCGGATGAAGTCCAGACCCTCCAGGGCGAGCTGAGCCGGACGGGCCTGCCGGTGCTGCCCACCTCTACCCAGACCCGTGAGGGGCTGCCCGAGCTGGTCGAGGCCCTGTTTGCCCTGGTGCAGGCCGCACCCAAGCCCAAAATGGAGCAGCCCAAACCCAAGCCAACGGCTCCCGACTATATCAAGGTCTCGCAGGTGGAAGAGGGGGTATATGCCCTCGAGGCCCCCCAGGTCGAGCGCCACCTGAACCGGCTCAAGGGCGACCTGATGGAGGCTTCGGGCTACTTGCAGGAGCTGTTCAAGCGCTACCGGGTTGAACAGGCACTCAAGGCGCACGGCGTGCGGGCCGGCGACACCGTGCGCTTCGGCCAGCACGAGTTTGAGTACATTCCCGAGGTCAAGTAA
- a CDS encoding M28 family metallopeptidase, with product MRKLWEELCALPHRGSATALEAQAAQKLQDYLGQRLGSGISLETQTFQAPRSYGPELILISLLLALGGWFGLWWLALLGALGFWAHFSGWWVPWRRFFDRYPSQNVLAQTGQGRKALVLMAHYDTAKSFFLYHPKQVRFFRRNFLINAALATALPFGAFLPVVSQVLGLYFLVQAALLALREFKEPYVNGANDNATGVAVAVALFEELAQDPLPDYRVMLALTGSEEVGAKGALYLARSGRVPTDALVLNIDNVGKGELFYATGEGMLVYHAYRGALLERAKATPGASPLAYRLAFFDTRPFAARGIPCLTLIRLEQGTPPNWHWPSDRPEGVEWAAVEETLNYARTLVRQLA from the coding sequence GTGCGAAAATTGTGGGAAGAACTTTGTGCCTTGCCGCACCGGGGGAGCGCCACGGCCCTCGAGGCTCAGGCCGCCCAAAAACTCCAAGATTACTTGGGGCAGCGCCTGGGGTCTGGTATCTCGCTCGAGACCCAAACCTTTCAGGCCCCCCGCAGCTATGGCCCCGAGCTCATCCTGATCAGCCTGTTGCTGGCTTTGGGGGGTTGGTTTGGGCTGTGGTGGCTGGCCTTGCTAGGCGCCCTTGGCTTCTGGGCGCATTTTTCGGGCTGGTGGGTGCCCTGGCGGCGGTTCTTCGACCGCTACCCCTCGCAGAATGTGCTGGCCCAGACCGGCCAGGGCCGCAAAGCCCTGGTTTTGATGGCCCATTACGACACCGCCAAGAGCTTTTTCCTGTATCACCCCAAGCAGGTGAGGTTTTTCCGGCGCAACTTTCTGATCAATGCCGCTCTGGCTACGGCGCTGCCTTTTGGTGCTTTTTTGCCGGTGGTTTCGCAGGTGCTGGGCCTGTATTTTCTGGTGCAGGCCGCACTCCTGGCCCTGCGGGAGTTCAAAGAGCCCTATGTCAACGGCGCCAACGACAACGCAACCGGGGTGGCGGTAGCAGTGGCCTTGTTCGAAGAGCTGGCTCAAGACCCCCTGCCCGACTACCGGGTGATGCTGGCCCTCACCGGCAGCGAGGAGGTGGGGGCCAAGGGGGCCCTTTACCTGGCGCGTTCCGGGCGGGTTCCAACGGATGCCCTGGTGCTTAACATAGATAACGTGGGCAAGGGTGAGCTCTTTTATGCGACCGGCGAGGGGATGCTGGTCTACCATGCCTACCGGGGGGCCTTGCTCGAGCGGGCCAAGGCTACTCCAGGTGCAAGTCCGTTGGCCTACCGCCTGGCTTTTTTCGATACCCGCCCCTTTGCTGCGCGGGGTATTCCTTGCCTGACGCTCATTCGACTCGAGCAGGGAACACCCCCCAACTGGCACTGGCCTTCCGATCGGCCTGAGGGGGTGGAATGGGCTGCGGTGGAAGAAACCCTGAACTACGCACGTACGCTGGTACGCCAACTGGCCTGA
- a CDS encoding PP2C family serine/threonine-protein phosphatase has protein sequence MRLARLEIATESNIGRRRRNNEDFHRVAVYPTPAGNLVLLAVADGMGGAEAGELASKLAIEGVSSAAKSYAEHAATGRPGVGLNLVMDKAFKLSQRRILQEGERVPSRKGMGTTLTAVLLAEWNRQAVIGHVGDTRAYRYSSGRWTLLTQDHSWVAQQVRQGVLTADQAEDHPWKHMLTQALGLSDVRHDITAVNFAPGEVLVLATDGLYGLVPPEEWSITGDLQSALESWVGKALMRGGTDNITVVAARFR, from the coding sequence ATGCGACTGGCACGGCTCGAAATTGCCACAGAATCCAACATCGGTCGTCGTCGTCGAAACAACGAGGACTTCCACCGTGTGGCGGTGTATCCGACCCCGGCAGGCAATTTGGTTTTGCTGGCGGTCGCCGATGGCATGGGCGGGGCCGAAGCAGGCGAGCTGGCCAGCAAGCTGGCCATCGAGGGGGTCAGCTCGGCGGCCAAATCTTATGCCGAACATGCGGCTACCGGTCGCCCTGGCGTAGGGCTTAACCTGGTCATGGACAAGGCTTTCAAACTGTCCCAGCGGCGCATCCTGCAAGAAGGTGAGCGGGTGCCCTCGCGTAAGGGCATGGGTACTACCCTCACCGCCGTCTTGCTGGCCGAATGGAATCGGCAAGCCGTAATTGGGCACGTAGGCGATACCCGCGCCTACCGATACTCTTCGGGCCGCTGGACGCTCCTGACCCAGGATCACTCCTGGGTGGCCCAGCAGGTGCGCCAGGGGGTGCTCACTGCCGATCAGGCCGAAGACCATCCCTGGAAACACATGCTGACCCAAGCCCTGGGCCTATCCGATGTCCGGCACGACATTACGGCGGTCAATTTTGCCCCCGGCGAGGTATTGGTGCTGGCCACCGACGGCCTGTATGGCTTGGTGCCCCCAGAGGAGTGGAGCATTACCGGCGACCTGCAATCGGCCCTCGAGAGCTGGGTAGGCAAGGCTTTGATGCGTGGTGGCACGGACAACATCACGGTGGTTGCGGCGAGGTTCAGATGA
- the rsfS gene encoding ribosome silencing factor — translation MVKAIDTQTLIEHIKQALEDKKAENVVALDLTGVSDSLDYFVIATGTSQPHLQALERAVREKLQEDEGIRAHKVEGPSPRWILLDYGPVLVHLMSAEAREYYDLEGFWADAKRL, via the coding sequence ATGGTCAAAGCCATTGATACCCAAACCCTAATCGAGCACATCAAACAAGCCCTAGAGGACAAAAAGGCCGAGAACGTGGTGGCCCTGGACTTGACTGGCGTCTCCGACTCGCTGGACTACTTTGTGATTGCTACCGGAACCTCCCAGCCCCACCTGCAAGCCCTCGAGCGGGCCGTGCGGGAAAAGCTCCAAGAAGACGAAGGCATCCGGGCCCACAAGGTCGAGGGCCCCAGCCCACGCTGGATTCTTTTGGACTATGGCCCGGTGCTGGTGCACCTAATGAGCGCCGAGGCCCGTGAGTATTACGACCTGGAAGGCTTCTGGGCCGATGCAAAGCGGCTCTAA
- a CDS encoding CDGSH iron-sulfur domain-containing protein, whose translation MKIEFRENGSIGIETGGKYVYRQGDQEIVVEKPKVSLCRCGHSNNKPFCDGTHKTIGFVAPAAVIELQTDS comes from the coding sequence ATGAAAATTGAGTTCCGCGAGAACGGCTCTATCGGCATCGAAACAGGTGGCAAGTACGTGTACCGCCAGGGCGACCAGGAAATAGTGGTCGAGAAGCCCAAAGTCTCGTTGTGTCGCTGCGGACACTCGAACAACAAGCCCTTTTGCGATGGCACCCACAAGACCATCGGATTTGTGGCCCCGGCAGCCGTTATCGAACTCCAGACCGACTCCTAG
- a CDS encoding type IV pilus twitching motility protein PilT gives MSATQTPTPIAEMLRSMVQARASDIHLQAGAPPTVRIDGKLKPFGSKVLAPGDVETIVRSLLNPMQLEELEYKKEMDFAYTVPGLARFRCNLLHQRGSFGLVMRVVAESIPSFEALGLPRPVMEDLASKERGLVLVTGPTGSGKSTTLAAMIDHINLHFPKNIVTIEDPIEYLHKHKKSLVVQREVGVDTDSFSSGLKYAMRQDPDVILIGEMRDRETVEAAIMAAQTGHLVLSTLHTLDAVRTINRIIDFFPLHEHLQIRILLAESLLGIISQRLLPRADGQGRMLALEILLATPFVRDLIKDEHKTPQIKDAMLQDNLRGMQTFDQHLVELYTQGHISLEDAEGSATSPHELKLMLTKFTGRGY, from the coding sequence ATGAGTGCCACGCAAACCCCCACTCCCATCGCTGAAATGCTACGCAGCATGGTGCAGGCTCGAGCCTCGGATATTCACTTGCAGGCGGGGGCGCCCCCCACGGTACGCATTGATGGCAAACTCAAGCCTTTTGGCAGCAAAGTTCTTGCACCGGGGGACGTCGAGACCATTGTGCGCAGCTTGCTCAACCCCATGCAACTAGAAGAGCTCGAGTACAAAAAAGAAATGGACTTTGCCTATACCGTGCCGGGGCTGGCCCGCTTTCGTTGCAACCTATTGCACCAGCGCGGCAGCTTTGGCTTGGTGATGCGGGTAGTGGCCGAGTCTATTCCCAGCTTTGAGGCCTTGGGGCTGCCCCGTCCGGTCATGGAAGACTTGGCCTCCAAAGAACGCGGCTTGGTGCTTGTGACCGGCCCTACCGGCTCGGGCAAGTCCACCACCCTGGCCGCCATGATTGACCACATCAACCTGCATTTCCCCAAAAACATTGTCACCATTGAAGACCCCATCGAGTACCTGCATAAGCACAAGAAAAGCCTGGTCGTGCAGCGCGAGGTAGGGGTCGATACCGATTCGTTTAGCTCGGGCCTGAAGTACGCCATGCGGCAAGACCCCGATGTAATCCTGATCGGTGAGATGCGCGACCGCGAAACGGTGGAAGCGGCTATCATGGCCGCCCAGACCGGTCACCTGGTTCTTTCTACCCTGCACACGCTGGACGCGGTGCGTACCATCAACCGCATCATTGACTTCTTTCCTTTGCACGAACACCTGCAAATCCGCATTCTGCTGGCCGAGTCGCTCCTGGGCATCATCTCCCAACGCCTGCTACCCCGGGCCGACGGACAAGGGCGCATGCTGGCGCTGGAGATTCTGCTAGCCACGCCGTTTGTGCGCGATCTTATCAAAGACGAACACAAAACCCCGCAGATCAAGGACGCCATGCTGCAAGATAACCTGCGCGGTATGCAGACCTTCGATCAGCACCTGGTAGAACTGTATACCCAAGGCCACATCAGCCTCGAGGATGCCGAGGGCTCGGCCACCAGCCCCCACGAGCTCAAGCTGATGCTGACCAAGTTTACCGGGCGTGGGTACTGA
- the rpmA gene encoding 50S ribosomal protein L27, with the protein MAHKKGLGSTKNGRDSQAKRLGVKRFAGQVVKAGNVLVRQRGTKFRAGEGVGQGRDYTLFALVDGVVEFADKGRMGRFVRVKPLEMARAGD; encoded by the coding sequence ATGGCACACAAAAAAGGTCTGGGTTCAACCAAAAACGGGCGCGATAGCCAAGCCAAGCGCCTGGGGGTCAAGCGTTTCGCAGGTCAGGTGGTCAAGGCCGGTAACGTGCTGGTGCGTCAGCGTGGCACCAAGTTCCGCGCCGGTGAGGGCGTGGGGCAGGGTCGTGACTATACCCTCTTTGCCCTAGTAGATGGGGTGGTAGAGTTTGCCGATAAGGGCCGAATGGGCCGCTTTGTGCGGGTCAAGCCCCTGGAAATGGCCAGGGCTGGCGACTAA
- a CDS encoding serine/threonine-protein kinase, translating to MNYLIALLLVSLVGISTALILRLGRTWLMLVLMLLVLGGLVVLGAEPLVLATAFLLGLGSMWAPKASSVAFKPRPKPAPRSPKTKPNPKVSLGNSPTGLEALYDIQEKVGIGGMATVYKARNKKDGRLVALKIPQEKYVGDPRFVRRFHREAELLAHLDHPGIVKVYDHGNQGDTHYIAMEFLDGEGLDRLIENKRLGIKSIVDVMSRVAEALQHIHAQGIIHRDIKPGNIMVLKNAVRDDGSVDPRGVRLMDFGIAAGKVLTRLTITGARIGTPVYMSPEQAKGQRIDHKSDIYSFGVVFYEALCGQPPFQGAYEAVIHQQITQMPPPPKQVNPDIPQVLSDLVYRMLEKDPEKRPGLEAVLEVLRANWQEDPGLTAPVYLALAVETKKGTLRLMDLNGTLVRMWSGVGSGRGMFPSPPLSISTDSSGGFWISLFEYGGGAVRLVHRFDAEGEITHSIAPYGMKLGELLYPISLTALPDGLLVLDGEACTITRFDLEGKPIARFGGAGGGRGTFEAPRAILASHDYIFVLDYGNRQVQRLEHSGRYVSRYAFRKSRDSQELRLLGGLGLTPDDQLLIYDADSQKIRKLSLEGEVLLSLPLPVAEGEDPTSQVEMVVLDDTVYAIRRGSTKIHRIKLGGQTLPSLEVYAPLRGIAFWHNTQKPKSQGPLDLSAQAFD from the coding sequence ATGAACTACCTGATTGCCCTATTATTGGTGAGCCTGGTGGGTATCTCCACTGCCCTCATTTTGCGTCTGGGACGTACTTGGCTCATGTTGGTGCTGATGTTGCTGGTGCTGGGGGGGTTGGTGGTTCTGGGCGCAGAGCCTCTGGTGCTGGCCACTGCTTTTTTGCTGGGCCTGGGCTCGATGTGGGCTCCCAAAGCCAGTAGTGTGGCCTTCAAACCCCGTCCCAAACCCGCACCTCGTTCCCCCAAGACCAAACCCAACCCCAAAGTGTCGCTCGGAAATAGCCCTACCGGTCTCGAGGCCCTCTACGATATCCAGGAAAAAGTCGGTATTGGCGGGATGGCTACGGTCTACAAAGCCCGCAACAAAAAGGACGGCCGTTTGGTGGCGCTCAAGATTCCCCAGGAAAAATATGTGGGCGATCCGCGGTTCGTGCGGCGCTTTCACCGCGAGGCCGAACTTTTGGCCCACCTCGATCACCCCGGGATCGTCAAGGTCTACGATCACGGCAACCAGGGCGATACCCACTACATCGCCATGGAATTCCTCGATGGCGAGGGTCTCGATCGCCTGATCGAGAACAAGCGTTTGGGTATCAAGAGCATTGTAGATGTGATGAGTCGGGTTGCCGAGGCCCTCCAGCACATTCACGCCCAGGGCATCATCCACCGCGATATCAAGCCTGGTAACATCATGGTGCTCAAAAATGCCGTGAGAGACGATGGCAGTGTAGACCCTCGAGGGGTGCGGCTGATGGACTTCGGCATTGCTGCGGGCAAGGTCTTGACCCGCCTAACCATCACCGGGGCCCGTATCGGTACCCCGGTCTACATGAGCCCAGAGCAGGCCAAGGGTCAGCGCATAGACCACAAATCCGACATCTATAGTTTTGGGGTGGTCTTCTACGAAGCGCTGTGCGGCCAGCCGCCTTTCCAGGGCGCCTACGAGGCGGTCATCCACCAACAAATTACCCAGATGCCGCCCCCTCCCAAGCAAGTCAACCCCGATATCCCGCAGGTGCTCTCCGATCTGGTTTACCGCATGTTGGAGAAAGATCCGGAAAAACGCCCTGGCCTGGAGGCAGTGTTGGAGGTCTTGCGCGCCAACTGGCAAGAAGACCCCGGCCTTACCGCCCCCGTCTACCTGGCCCTGGCGGTAGAAACCAAAAAGGGCACCCTGCGTCTGATGGATCTGAATGGCACTCTGGTGCGGATGTGGAGCGGGGTAGGCAGCGGACGGGGGATGTTCCCTTCGCCGCCGCTCTCGATTTCCACGGACTCGAGCGGCGGCTTTTGGATTAGCCTGTTCGAGTATGGTGGTGGGGCAGTGCGATTGGTGCACCGCTTCGATGCCGAGGGCGAGATCACCCACTCGATTGCCCCCTATGGAATGAAACTGGGCGAACTGCTCTACCCCATCTCACTCACAGCCTTGCCCGATGGCCTATTGGTGCTGGATGGCGAGGCCTGCACCATCACCCGCTTCGACCTCGAGGGTAAACCCATCGCCCGCTTTGGCGGTGCGGGCGGGGGCCGGGGCACCTTCGAAGCACCTCGGGCCATCCTGGCCAGCCACGACTACATCTTTGTGCTCGATTACGGCAATCGCCAAGTACAGCGCCTCGAGCACAGCGGTCGGTACGTTTCGCGCTATGCCTTCCGCAAAAGCCGGGACTCGCAAGAACTGCGGCTCTTGGGTGGCCTGGGCCTGACCCCCGACGATCAACTCCTGATCTACGACGCAGACAGCCAGAAGATCCGCAAGCTCTCTCTCGAGGGCGAGGTCTTGCTCTCGCTGCCGCTACCCGTGGCCGAGGGCGAAGACCCTACCAGCCAGGTGGAGATGGTCGTACTGGACGATACCGTCTACGCCATTCGCCGGGGCAGCACCAAGATTCACAGAATCAAGCTCGGTGGCCAAACGCTCCCGAGCCTCGAGGTCTATGCCCCCCTCCGCGGCATCGCCTTCTGGCACAACACCCAGAAGCCCAAATCCCAGGGGCCGCTGGATCTTTCGGCCCAAGCGTTCGACTAA
- a CDS encoding glycosyltransferase, translating into MPQRILLVYTKAGGGHFALAQNLHKLLTELEPESEVRLFNFLDVGPRWIAQAIQDGYNFAVNKQRWLFTVFQAFYQTRPAIQSFARVLGMRLAPAINEYLEAFRPDKIIYCYPVNHGFRRLPYVRKHKPKTLTVVSDIFSPHLYWFIDTKDQYVVASPEAYSIARRYRVPPENLHYFQTLIDPKYDQPLEPSEVARLRQEWGLVHPFTVLITGGGAGLKISFKLVRELVKIEGVNVVVVCGYNQKLYRQLEAFKQKNHLSNLILFGFTKQMYELINVSNVVVSKAGPATIAEVLSQHKDLIVCDYVWPQEYGNVELIRHEKLGYYIRQPRKIAEKIRELKARPPERKTLNLQNDIVRLAKYILAM; encoded by the coding sequence ATGCCGCAACGAATTTTGCTGGTCTACACCAAAGCTGGGGGTGGGCATTTTGCCCTGGCGCAGAACCTGCACAAACTACTCACCGAACTCGAGCCCGAATCCGAGGTGCGTCTGTTCAACTTTTTAGATGTGGGGCCGCGCTGGATTGCCCAGGCCATCCAGGACGGCTACAACTTTGCCGTCAACAAACAACGCTGGCTATTTACGGTGTTTCAAGCCTTCTACCAAACCCGCCCGGCTATTCAGTCTTTTGCTCGGGTACTGGGGATGCGCCTAGCCCCGGCCATCAACGAATACCTGGAGGCGTTTCGCCCCGACAAAATCATCTATTGCTATCCGGTTAACCACGGTTTTCGCCGACTGCCCTATGTGAGGAAACACAAGCCCAAAACCCTTACCGTGGTGAGCGATATTTTTAGCCCTCACCTGTACTGGTTCATAGACACCAAAGACCAGTATGTGGTGGCCAGCCCCGAAGCCTATAGCATTGCGAGGCGCTACCGGGTGCCCCCCGAAAATCTGCATTACTTCCAGACCCTGATTGATCCCAAATACGATCAACCCCTCGAGCCCTCCGAAGTAGCCCGCCTGCGCCAGGAGTGGGGTCTTGTGCATCCCTTTACCGTCTTGATTACAGGAGGGGGTGCCGGTCTCAAGATTAGCTTCAAGCTGGTGCGCGAACTGGTCAAGATCGAGGGCGTCAATGTGGTGGTGGTGTGCGGCTACAACCAGAAACTTTACCGCCAGCTCGAGGCCTTCAAGCAAAAGAACCACCTTTCCAACCTGATTTTGTTTGGCTTCACCAAGCAGATGTACGAGCTCATTAACGTTTCCAACGTGGTGGTCTCTAAAGCGGGCCCCGCCACCATTGCCGAGGTGCTCTCCCAACACAAAGATTTGATTGTTTGCGACTATGTATGGCCGCAAGAGTACGGCAACGTCGAGCTCATTCGGCACGAGAAACTGGGTTACTACATCCGCCAACCCCGCAAAATTGCCGAGAAGATTCGAGAACTCAAAGCCCGGCCCCCTGAGCGCAAAACCCTAAACCTGCAAAACGACATCGTTCGGCTGGCCAAGTACATCCTGGCGATGTGA